The following DNA comes from Augochlora pura isolate Apur16 chromosome 6, APUR_v2.2.1, whole genome shotgun sequence.
TTCTGTAAAATCTAAACTTTTTACTGTAACTTGTGCAACGTTTTCCTCTTGAATAGCTAATAGTTCGATATTCTCGgcatttaacatatttttcgtATAGGAATGAATCAAAACTATGCAGGATACGGAGGTCAACAAATGATACCGCAACAGCaaccgcagcagcagcaacaacaacaacaagcATCACAACAGgcacaacaacaacagcaacaactactgcaacagcaacaacaggGTTTGATGAATCAACAACAGAACATGATGTTCTCTAATCAACAACAAATGATGGGACCGCAACGTGGACAAGAGTACATGCCACAACAACGTATGCAACCTGGGGCTGCCAGACCGCCGTATCTTCAGGTACGTTTTGAACAGCATAAGGGATGCTATACCAACAATAGtgacgtaataataattgaatatgtTCTTGTTTGATTTAGGCTCCGAATGTTACGATGAACACGATGGGTCCGATGGGAGGTGGAGTTCAAAATCAGCCAGCTCCACCATATAGACAAACCAGTGGAAAACCTGGCGCGGTTGGAGTGACCGGGGTAGGCACTGCCAACGTTGGGTTACAACaaaatcaacaatttcaacaagTAAGATATTGCATATCCTTGTAAGAAAAAGGAAGCAATGTATCTATTGTTTCGTACAATTTCAATGAACACCCGACCGTAATTAAAGcctaaaattggaaaattttgatgtaatcgcgattatttaaattgcagcagcagcaggcaATTAATCAACAACGTATGAGACAACAAATGCTTGCGatgcagcaacaacaacaacaagcacagcagcaacaacaagcACAACAACAACAAGGCAATACCGGTGGACAACAGCCGACACCCCAATTAGTAACGCATTTGCAACGACATTTAAGCCAACCACCGCAACATTATCAGCATCAACCGCCGCCTTATTAGTCATTTAATgtgtacataaattaattgatacatTGTACAAGAACAATTTATATGAAGTGTGTACGTCTGGACTACAAGAGTTAAGTAACTTAATTTACAGTATGAATGTGTAAAGCGTGCCATGCCAAAGGCAATAAAGTGGAAACAATTTCCGACAATGGAATCTGATTTCCTATGCATTTGactttccaaataaattataatgtaaccAGCATGAAATATAATCCATGTCGATTTGTTGaaacaattgtataatttctgtacctgaaaacaaaataaattgacagcAAAGTCTCTTTTACAAGattaaatgacaaaaatttaaatttttcaattcgataAGTATCAGATGCACATACATGTATTAGTTCTTTTTATTAGTCAAGATCTTGTAATAGACATATTCTTTCGTTTCTgcaaagattaaatatttattaataacgttCCGCTCACAGAATTACAGATACGATATAATATGATAGAATAACGATATCAgattaaaagatataatatgaAATCTGGTCCGAAATTTCAGCTACACGTTTCTTTGATTTCATATGAAACGCTAAGTATTCGGTGGTCCTATAGAGTAAAGCACGTATTCATATAATCGTTTATAAGTATGTAAACGAGCTTTCACCGTGTGAAACTGAAACAGATATTTTTTTGTAGCGCGAAGCTGCACGAGAAAATGCTGAATAACGGTTCATCGTTTTCAGATGATAAAGACTTGGTTTCTAGAAATTTTACATCGTAGAAATGGCATCGATGTCAAGCTGTTCCTCATCCAGTAGGGAATCGACAGGTTCACAGGAAGGGAATGATTCGAAGAAAACTGCAAAACAACTCGAGCTATGTCCTTTTGTAAGAGGTTCATTAGTATTCAACGTGTTTTCTATCGAGTTAGGTTATTTAACGTGTACGTCACCGCTTGGCGGAATTAACGCtactatataaataacgtTGCAATAATTTACATACGTATATAAGTAGCAGTGgtaatactattttttaaagaaattacttGGAAATTAGAAATAGTCGTTTGTTTGAATGCCGTAGAAATTATTGTGGTCGTTTGGAACGAACCCTGAAGTACCTCTGATCAATTTGACCACGAAAAATCGAACAATCGTTGCATATGCCTGCTCGCACGCTATTATGCTTTACAACTATGAAACGAAAAAGGCTATCCCGCTTCAGGGCCATGTACGTAACTTGCTCGTATATGGGTAATAGTGTCTCTGGAACTCGAATCGCTGAACCTATTACTAATCGACTAAACCAAACTACAGGAACACGCGGTGAAAACGCTTTCGACCTCGAAAGATGGGAAATGGTTGTTATCCGCGGATTTCGAAAATGATCATGTGATCGTCGTTTGGGACACCGAAAGCGGGTAAAGAGATACACGCAGATGCGATCGAAGCAACATTCTATTACGCGAATATCGATCTTTCAGCCGAATCGCGTTAGAACGAATCTATCGcgcagaatattttaatctgaGACATAATTCTTTCAGCATACCAATCTGCACACTCTTCAATCCGCACCGCGATCATTCGCTTACCGCTGCGAGAATCAGTCCGAATGCGAAGTACATAGTGACCGTTGGCAATGAAAGATGCCAAAAGTTGCAATTTTGGTTGTGGACTTATGGAAAAGATGAACCAGAcggttatttaaataaatcaactaCATATTTACGTTGTTACGCGATCTTCTCCTCGATTTACATGCACTAATACGATAATTTGCTTGATTCtcaaatataataagataGAGATCAGATCGGaagtaaacaatattaaattatttgttatttgttataaacagCATCTGTGGAACTGACGGAATGCTCGATGGATAGAATGAAGGAAATTAGTTTCAATGAAGAATTATGCGAGGAATTTGTTTTGACCGGCGACTCCACTGTTGTATTCCTTATGTGGGTTCGTACGAAACATAAAAGCAACCGTCTTAAAAGCGCAAAATGCCCGCTTACagaaactgtttttttttttttcgacaaaTATCATCcgatgaatattattttaagcttcttcagaataataattgtttacgaAACACGCAGCTGTTACATATTTCCACATTATAAGCACGTATTTCATTCATCAGGAAGATTCCGAGTTGAAATATCATTGTCCGCAAATCGTCGGTGATCTACGAAGATACGGAATCTTGAATTGTTCTTGCATTGCACCGACCGTGCAACGGGCTTATACTGCGACTTCAAACGGTATTCTTAATCCGTTAATTACGAAGACTATCTATAGatcgtatttaatatatttttaatcgagaaATCCAAGACAGTGCAGTACCTTGTTCAATTTCATTATGAAACTATTCTATCGCCTGATAAATACGTAATTAGCGTGTTGTAAGATAAGAATTCTTGAGTTTCTATCTTGCGTTTCATGTAGGGTACGTCTTGTACTGGGCTCGAAAAGAACGCATCAAAgataaggaaaaaattacacACGTCAAAACTGTGCGATTACAAAAGTGCTCCATTAATGTGATTCAACATTACAACCAGTAACCGATCGATTACTATTACCTATCTTGtcgatgtttaaaataatgtcaaCGTACATACGTATGGTTTCAGATCGATAGTCGTAGCAACCATGGAGGGTGGAGTTATCTTTTACGACCTTCAATTAAAACTTGTCTATTGGATTCGCAACTTTGGTGTCAGCTCCGTACGATCGATTAGCTTTAACTTTACATCCAATTTATTGAGTCCACGAGCTACCGTTAGAACCCCTGATAGTAGGCTTACTatcagttattaattattaaatgcgaATATCGATATACGTACAATATCAAACATTGCCTTCTCAgcgagaataaaatatcattttattcgtacAGTTAAAGACGAATTAtgtgtacaaaattatattaattttgtagatGTCTCAGACGTCACGGACGATTTTGCACgtggagaaggagaaggagaaggagaagaagaagagaaagaggaagaggaagaggaagaagaagaagaagaagaaggagatcATCGTGAAGATACGACAATCTGCAAACAAaaacttgaatatttaaaaatgacagaAGTTGGGATGGTATCGTACGATGATGATTCGTCGTCCACCATAACTGTAAACTTAGAACACATGCAAAGAGATTATGAGAACAAACAAGGACCCTTTATTCGTCACGTTGCACTGGATGCCACTTTTGAAAGCGCACCTTTCTATGCCGATCCATTTTTCATCAGTAAGCACattcatttaacaatttagtaatttagACATTTATTCAGGATATTTCGTAAAGGTTCTGCTTCCGGCGCAATCGCGTTGATCGATATTCCGACACTGAAGTGCCATTTTTTCTCGCACGATGTAGGCTTGACTGTTACCAGCTTGGATGCGCATCCTCGAAGGTAAACggagattttcaattttctgcaAGACAGAGATAAGAATCCGTCTCAACAGTAgactttcgaaataatatagaagaaacTTTTTACCTCGATTCATGGCTTTTCTATGTAAAGACAATAGAGATTACTggttttatgaatttatgacAAAACCGTGTAATGTACGAAACTGAAAAGCCcaaaagttattaacaaaattataaagttgtcgtatacaattttcaactCGTGAAAATTCTACGGAGCACAGTTTGTGTTTaacttttcgatttttaacttAACGATTAAGGAAAGCAtgatttcgattaaattcgtGTTCATTCGTCGATTAAAAGTGTATAAATGTCACAGTTGGATCAATTGTACGTTACAACAAAAACTACGAACTTTGTTGCGCAAGATACGATGACAATTTCCTATGAATTTTCCATTTCAAGCCATTACGTAGCCACAGGGAATGCACAGGGTATATTGTGCTTGTACGATTATGAAAAACGCAAGTTAATTGTACGCAGGAACATCCCTCCCCTGCCAGATTTTCAATACATAATCGAGAGACAAGTGAAAACAAGCAACATTACGTACGTTACATGCCCGCAAAGCGGGGATAAATCAATTGCTGTGTCTGTGCTCAAGTATTCGCCATTAGGTAATCAATATATGTAGAACGCTGTTCATTACTtacatttgaattattattcacaGGTGACCAGCTTGCTTGTGGTTTGGACAATGGAACACTATGGATTCTACACCCCATAACATTGGAACCGATTCACGACATACCATACAAGCATTCCTCGGAATCTATAATTAAGTTAGCTTTCACGGAGTGCGCGGAATATATGGCgtattctgtaaatattaatgaaacctataataattaacaatatcttgatgttatttaaaaagcgaaagagagagcaatTGTATATTCGATCAatgtaaaatcaaatttttacttttgcaAACTTGACAcggtattttgtattttcaggATAACAAATTAGTAGTGGCAGTATTTAAGAGAAATTGGGATATATTATTAGGAGACCATCCATGGGCTTTCCTTGGAAAATATCGTACTCACCGGGCAACCATAGCAGCTATATTGTTTGGGCCAGCTACCTCGAACACCGTTACACCTCGATTCTTCTCGTTGGGTGAAGATAGGAGATTGGTCGAATATGACCTAAAAAATAGGTAATATGGTACAGTTTGTTTGAAAGGTATTTTCCGggtaataacagtaataataataataataataataataaaacaacaattgataatacataaatgaaattttaacgattcGTACATACATTTTAGCGGTCCTTATCCTGAACCTGGTCTCCAAATACTAGAAGTTTATCAAATCGAATCATCGGCGATTCCTCTTTCCCTCGCTTGGTATCCTGATTTTGgtgttgaacaatttttaatgatttcgaATTCAGAggtaatcaattaaaaagttaagaaCGCGTAAGGTTTTCTGTtgctagaaaatatttatgatcgTTTATTCAATGGACAAGCCATACCTTGAATCAAAAGTATCctccgatttttattattagatcgTTCTGTGAAATGATGGgctttaaacattttagtttgaaataaaattgtgtaaattcaatttctctatTAGGTAACACTCTATTTGTCatcaataatatttccttCGAATATGTATAGCGCAAGGCTATGATGCGATATTTTTGCTGAGCGAAAgttaatgaaaacaatttcgcctttcatttttattaattacaaccCTTCAACAACGGTTCGCTTACACTCTACTATTTGGTTTTTTGTCAGTTTTACGAGCGCAGTACATCCTTAGAAAAACATTATAAATCTTTATCGGCTAATATCGTTATACTGTAACTATCTACTTTACAAGTACAAATATCGACTGCTGAACGACGTAACGAAAATGATACGAGGAACGTTTTTGGGCCCAATCTTCGGTGCACCGGTTCAATACTGCGAGGTACTTAAATAGTGAAAGATCATAGAAGAACAAATCTAAAACAGGAAAAACTAACTAACTGTTTTCATGAATTGTCCAGGTGTTAACTAgcaaagaatataaaaagaatagatATGTAATATTCGCGACTGAGAAGGAATTCGGTCTCCAAATACTTCCTTTCGATGGTAATCCTTACAAAACTTTAGGAATGGTGGGTCATCCACGCAAGGtaactaaaaaatatctaCGCGTCAAACCTCTATGTATAATATCCGAAATGTGAATTCCAATAGATCGCTAATATCAGCGTTAATTGCGACgggaacattttatttacttccggTTACAACGATCCCTGTGTCTTGATGTGGCAAGTTAAACGCAGGTACACGAAACCCACTcacttttatcaaatattctgTTTTTCTTGCATCGCTTGCATTTCTATGCTTTATCGATCTCCGCTCCGACGAATaaagattaaatgaaataaaacaacgaTACGAAAGCTGCTTACGgatcaaacaaattttgtaaaaagctAAGCGTAGGAACCTGTGTACGAACCTGTTAAATATTACcttcttctttattaatactttctcCTTTCGCCTGTTCTACGCTAAATTCATTGCCGCCATTAGTTTCATCGTTTTCCTAATTGACCTCAGATCGGTCGACGTATTGGAAATGTTAGGGGGTCAGGGACTTTCGCCGTATTATTGTCTCCTCGAGGGAGGGAGGAAAGGCTGGCTCATCAACGAGATCAAAGCGTTCTTCTACTATGCACAAATTCTGCATCAAGGTGAAAATACACCTGCCACTAGAATAGTAAGCGAGAAAATGAATACCAAGCAGATACCGAATCTGATGCGGGCCATTGGATTTTATCCTACCAATCAAGATGTAACGTAACATTTTGCTAAttagaaaatcatttctttttttaatgactTCGTGTTTccatcgaaacgaaatttattgaTTCTTGCTGCTTGCAGATCGAGATTCTAATGAACGAGATCTCCTACAGAACGTACGCGGAAAATGGCGAAATAACCGAAGAAATAACATTCGACGAATTCGTCAAGTATTACATAAACCATCGTCCTGCCTTCGGAATTTCTTTGCGCCAGTTCCAAGATACTTTCCAAACGTTCGTCAATCCTAGTAGACGTCCATCCTTGGATACGGATAACCCGATTCTGACGCGCGATCAATTTCTGAACGTTTTGCTGGGCAAAGGTCCCGTGGACCAGCCACGGTACAGGAGCAAGGGTTTCGGTACGTCAACGTTTCGcttcgaagaaattgcaaCTTTCCATCAGTAATTTCTGAAAAGTTACGCGATGCGATACATGAAAGTTATGCGAACGCGTACCGTTCTACAGGAGAACCGTTTACGCCGCAAGAAGTTTATACGTATCTGAAGCTCCTGATCGGCTGCGGCGGTGACAACGACAACGATCGAGACAAAGAGAAACGAAGTCTACAACAGAAGCTAAATAATCTTTTGCCAGAGGTACAAattctttttgaattttatagaaaatcatttccgggctaaactaaaaatatagaaaaggaTCGTTGGTTTCTCGACTGTATTCAAATGTACGGCGATTCTTTGACGATCAAAGAAAGAATATGGCGgatcatttttgaaaaagagaTAGGTATTTCTTTAGAGATTTTAGACCGATGTAAAGTATATCGCACCGCGTTATATTCGttcgaatttataaatctcgaaaaattaaaatttaaaaatgaaccTTACGAAATTGAATAGAAGCTAAATCGATTAGAAACTTGAAATTCTGAACTTTGTGCTCATGAAAACACAGTAGCATCGCGAATGTGTGCCTTTTTATTCGCAATCTTTCAAAGtcgtgaataaaaaaatatacgtacagACAAATCTATGTATCTCTGTTTTGATTTCTACTCTGAGAATCTTACGTTCGCGTGAACCGAACCAGTCAACTACTAACAACAAAGCTAGAAATCCTTAAGAAATTTAGCGAGTGTGTGCGACAAAGAAGAAAGGAAGACACTTAGGCTCGCCGAAagtaatgtattattattttatgatacaGAGGATATCTTACAAAGAGTTTATCACGGACATCATGGGTATTGAGTTGTCGGAGGAAACGAGGGCTGacgatgaataattaatctgCATCGTTATTCGCATTGCTGGCGTGTTAACGTCAATTACAATTACCACTATTattaccaatattattatcattaccaTGTACTGCGAATTCTATTAAACATGTACGAACACTAACATATTTAGTCATCCTTTCCGCCTCGTgcgtcaaaaatgaaaataattcaaattcgaTCGTTTCAACGACGAACGTAATCACGGTCACGCGAAAAGAACGTTACAATTGATTCGGCCAAGCTGTGCGGATGCGTCAACCAGAACTTTTCTTCCAGAAACAAAGATGCACTATTcccaattatttttctttcgtttctgtttctCCATTTATTCCGACCGATACTCCCTATGTGTTTTCGTCGCCGTTCTCCACCAATTACAAACTACAAAatcgttgaataaattaaaagtcgaAACGAATTACGAAAGTCGAATACAATtggaaaatcgaacgaaagaaggaaagtggaagaagaagaagaagataataaaatagcgcTAGAACGTGACTATCGCTTCGCCGTTTACCATCGCGCGgtcaaacaaaattaatcgGAAATCGCAAATCCGACACGTCGAACATTCGGTCGCGAAACATTATACTAAAAACAGTAATCATCGAATTGTAAACGAACAACGCTCAGATTCTGGATCCAGAGAATCGTCGCGCGTTCGGTATATATAGGCCTGGGAAAACCGGTATCAATGAATTCGGAGCAGTTTCTTGACAAGAACGAGTAGTGTAGCTAGactagaaaaatgataaaagatcCGTTCGTCGACTCGTTGGTTACTCTAAACTCTAAAACAATTGCTGCTGCTACTGACGATGACAGCGACGACGGCgacaacaacgacgacgacgacgacgacggcgacaacaacgacgacgacgacgacgacaacgacgatgacgacgacgacgacgacgacgacgacgacgatgacgatgacgatgaggacaaaaaagaagaagaaaaacaagaaggaggaggggaaggaggagaagaagcaGCAGCACGataagaaatcgataaaaagtCGGAACAGCAAAAAAAGATGTTGCTTTTCATGGTATAATActaaaacgaaaattgaaaacaggGTAAACAGTTGCAACGGGATAACGTGCGCAGTCGTAAAAATATCGCCGAATCGAACGATTAAAGGAGCAAGACCGTAAAAagaggaaattgtttaaagctCGCTAAGTGTGTATCGCCTTTGTGTGTACTTTAGGAGAATGAAAAAGTACTGATTCTCGAAGGAATGCGATCATCCAACGGGGACACAGACACTGCCAGCAGTGCCGCCGACAGTCGTATCAACCGCGATATCTCCAAGTTCGAATTGATTAAAACAGCCCTCCCCTCTCGCGCTTGAAAACTCCGAAAAGTTCATCGTTCTACGACATAGCCTAGATTTCCTTCTAGAACGCTACACCACCTAATCGGCTAGACTAATCAATTTATACACGgcgctttctctttttcgtcgTTTAAAAGAAGTACAAACAAATGTACACAAAAAACCTTACTTCACtgcttcattttttaaacactaAGGCGTATTTACAGTTATGTACAAACATTTCCGGTAttaccttttttttctattctttttgtTGTTGTAGTTGTCGTTACCGTTATAGTCAGcttaagaaaaatatcaacGTGGAACAGTGTACGATTCGTTCGTTTACGAAGAGGAAAAAAGGAGAACGTTCAGATTGAATGGCGACCGCTCAATGTCCCCTCTCGATTCGACCAGCCTGGCAGTTTGTGCTCGACGCTACGACTTAAATAGAGTTTTGTTCGTTGCACGAGAAACGCCTGAGAAAAAGTATTGAAGCGTTAAACATCGTTCATAAAGGTTGAAACGTTCGAAGAagactatatgtatatgtagttCTTTAAGAGtcttgaaataattagaatttctgaaatttctaaagaaatattacGGTTTTCAGCTTTCACCGCAGAATCGTCCGATACTTTCCAAAGTTCGATGCAATAACCAATTTGCAGCTAGTATCGCGAATGCTTGCAAGTATTTCAAAATCAATTGCGTTCCTTGCCGAACTCGGCAAGATTTCTACATACATGCTTCTTTCAGCCGTTACCTAATTATTAAGACATGTCGAATCGGTAAGTCAAGGCTCTTAAAACGTCGCGTTCGGGACTCTTTCAGGTCGGAAGAACAGTCTAAGCAACGAAAATCCATTTCCCGAAATCGCCGAGAGCCTTCCGAGAAAAGAGACAGGGGCGATTGAGTGGTCATGATCATCGAGTATGCCTAAAAAGCAATTTCAACACGCAGACACCACCCGCTGCTATCAGTCAAAGTAGTCCTCGTTTGGCACGATACCGTGTTTCTTTCTACAGTCTGGACAATACCACTTGCCCTTGGGCGGTACCATGATGCCGACACACTCGAAGTGAAACCATTCGATGCGACAGTCCTCGCCGTCGCAGGCGATCATTTCCGAGACCTCGTCGTACGGGC
Coding sequences within:
- the LOC144471029 gene encoding LOW QUALITY PROTEIN: cilia- and flagella-associated protein 251 (The sequence of the model RefSeq protein was modified relative to this genomic sequence to represent the inferred CDS: deleted 1 base in 1 codon; substituted 1 base at 1 genomic stop codon) — protein: MASMSSCSSSSRESTGSQEGNDSKKTAKQLELCPFKLLWSFGTNPEVPLINLTTKNRTIVAYACSHAIMLYNYETKKAIPLQGHEHAVKTLSTSKDGKWLLSADFENDHVIVVWDTESGIPICTLFNPHRDHSLTAARISPNAKYIVTVGNERCQKLQFWLWTYGKDEPDGYLNKSTTYLRCYAIFSSIYICGSIVVATMEGGVIFYDLQLKLVYWIRNFGVSSVRSISFNFTSNLLSPRATVRTPDNVSDVTDDFARGEGEGEGEEEEKEEEEEEEEEEEEGDHREDTTICKQKLEYLKMTEVGMVSYDDDSSSTITVNLEHMQRDYENKQGPFIRHVALDATFESAPFYADPFFISSASGAIALIDIPTLKCHFFSHDVGLTVTSLDAHPRSHYVATGNAQGILCLYDYEKRKLIVRRNIPPLPDFQYIIERQVKTSNITYVTCPQSGDKSIAVSVLKYSPLGDQLACGLDNGTLWILHPITLEPIHDIPYKHSSESIIKLAFTECAEYMAYSDNKLVVAVFKRNWDILLGDHPWAFLGKYRTHRATIAAILFGPATSNTVTPRFFSLGEDRRLVEYDLKNSGPYPEPGLQILEVYQIESSAIPLSLAWYPDFGVEQFLMISNSEYKYRLLNDVTKMIRGTFLGPIFGAPVQYCEVLTSKEYKKNRYVIFATEKEFGLQILPFDGNPYKTLGMVGHPRKVTKKYLRVKPLCIISEMXIPKIANISVNCDGNILFTSGYNDPCVLMWQVKRRSVDVLEMLGGQGLSPYYCLLEGGRKGWLINEIKAFFYYAQILHQGENTPATRIVSEKMNTKQIPNLMRAIGFYPTNQDIEILMNEISYRTYAENGEITEEITFDEFVKYYINHRPAFGISLRQFQDTFQTFVNPSRRPSLDTDNPILTRDQFLNVLLGKGPVDQPRYRSKGFGEPFTPQEVYTYLKLLIGCGGDNDNDRDKEKRSLQQKLNNLLPERISYKEFITDIMGIELSEETRADDE